A stretch of the Siniperca chuatsi isolate FFG_IHB_CAS linkage group LG24, ASM2008510v1, whole genome shotgun sequence genome encodes the following:
- the LOC122872118 gene encoding NACHT, LRR and PYD domains-containing protein 12-like isoform X2 — MDLPEGIDEGILPSKRTPFGEHGSSTKAQSPEQQQQERPASPVPSCVSMKSNRSMESPLAFQKQRPSETEIQEERPDSPGPSCVFMKSDQSIEPPLAFKGQRSFETELQEEMSEVHTDQSALEDQTDRDSVFMLLEENIIGFVKNELRRVQRVLSSECSDDEVMDSEEEEDMRSSREAFLKIVLYFLRRIKQEELADALQSKSPVACQRKLKSSLKQKFQCLFEGIAKTGNPTLLNEIYTELYITEGGTGVVNDEHEIRQIETAARKPARPETTIKCEDIFKPSPGRDQPIRTVMTKGVAGIGKTVLTQKYTLDWAEGKANQDIHFTFPFTFKELNLLKGRKYSLVKLVHNFFGETKEAGVCRFDKFQVVFIFDGLDECRLPLDFSNNEILTDVTESTSVDVLLTNLIKGTLLPSARLWITTRPAAANQIPPECVDMVTEVRGFTDEQKEEYFRKRFREEEQANRIISHIKTSRSLHIMCHIPVFCWITATVLEDVLKTREGGELPKTLTEMYIHFLVVQAKLWTIKYNVGADTEPHWNPGSREMVLSLGKLAFEQLQKGNLIFYESDLTECGIDITAASVYSGVFTQIFKEEKGLYDEKVFCFVHLSIQEFLAALYVFLTFTNSGINLLSQPKTWLSNLLRDKSKLSYLFQSAVDKTLHSPNGHLDLFLRFLLGLSLQTNQTLLRGLMTHTGNSSNTNQETVQYIKSVIRKNLSPERSINLFHCLNELNDCSLEEEIQQYLSSGSLSREKLSPAQWSALAFILLSSEKDLDVFDLKKYSASEEGLLRLLPVVKASNKSLLSDCNLSDKSCEGLASVLSSQSSTLRELDLSNNNLQDSGVKLLSAGLENPHCRLEMLRLNHNNLTEKCCQELSSVLGTKSSSLRDLDLSNNDLQDSGVKLLSAGLENPHCTLDTLRLIGCNLSDKSHGTLASVLSHQFSTLRELDLSNNDLQDSGVMLFSAGQESQHCRLEILRLNQTRLTEKCCQEFSSVLSSKSSSLRVLDLSNNDLQDSGVKLLSAGLASPHCSLQILRLNQTNLTEKCCQEFTSVLSSQPCSLRELDLSNNDLHDSGVELLPAGLGSPHCMLETLRLSGCKLSERSCEALASVLSTQSCSLRELELSNNDLRDSGMKLLSAALRSPHCTLETLSETPRKLKHRKYKWEYLNFSQVESN; from the exons ATGGATCTGCCTGAAGGGATAGATGAGGGAATCCTCCCCTCCAAACGTACTCCATTTGGGGAACATGGCAGCTCGACCAAAGCTCAGAG cccagagcagcagcagcaggagagacCAGCCTCCCCTGtacccagctgtgtgtccatgaAGAGCAACCGGTCAATGGAGTCACCTCTTGCTTTTCAAAAACAACGTCCTTCTGAAACAGA aatcCAGGAGGAGAGACCGGACTCTCCTGGGCCCAGTTGTGTGTTCATGAAGAGCGATCAGTCAATCGAACCGCCTCTCGCCTTTAAAGGACAGCGTTCTTTTGAAACAGA ACTACAAGAGGAGATGTCAGAGGTTCACACTGATCAGTCTGCCCTGGAAGATCAAACGGACAGGGACTCCGTATTTATG CTGCTTGAGGAGAACATTATCGGTTTTGTGAAGAACGAGCTGAGGAGGGTGCAGAGGGTTCTGAGTTCAGAGTGTTCGGATGACGAGGTGATGGACAGcgaggaggaagaagatatgAGGAGCAGTAGAGAGGCATTTCTGAAAATTGTGCTGTACTTCCTGAGGAGAAtaaagcaggaggagctggctgacGCTCTGCAGAGCA AATCTCCGGTGGCGTGCCAACGAAAACTCAAATCTAGTTTGAAGCAGAAGTTCCAGTGTTTGTTTGAGGGGATCGCTAAAACAGGAAACCCAACCCTTCTGAATGagatctacacagagctctacatcacagagggggGGACTGGAGTGGTCAATGATGAACATGAGAtcagacagattgaaacagCCGCTAGGAAACCAGCCAGACCAGAAACGACAATCAAATGTGAAGACATCTTTAAACCCTCACCTGGAAGagatcagccaatcagaacggtgatgacaaagggagtcgctggcattgggaaaacagtcttaacacagaagtacactctggactgggctgaagGCAAAGCCAACCAGGACATTCACTTCACATTTCCTTTCACTTTCAAAGAGCTGAATTTGCTGAAGGGGAGGAAGTACAGCTTGGTGAAACTTGTTCATAACTTCTTTGGTGAGACCAAAGAAGCAGGAGTCTGCAGGTTTGACAAGTTCCAGGTTGTGTTCATCTTTGATGGTCTGGATGAGTGTCGACTTCCTCTGGACTTCTCCAACAATGAGATCCTGACTGATGTTACAGAGTCcacctcagtggatgtgctgctgacaaacctcatcaaGGGGAcactgcttccctctgctcgcctctggataaccacacgacctgcagcagccaatcagatccctcctgagtgtgttgacatggtgacagaggtcagagggttcaCTGATGAACAGAAagaggagtacttcaggaagagattcagagaagaagagcaggCAAACAGAATTATATCCCATATCAAGACATCAcgaagcctccacatcatgtgccacatcccagtcttctgctggatcactgctacagttctggaggaCGTGTTGAAaaccagagagggaggagagctgcccaagaccctgactgagatgTACATCCACTTCCTGGTGGTTCAAGCCAAACTGTGGACCATCAAGTATAATGTAGGAGCTGACACAGAGCCACACTGGAACCCAGGGAGCAGGGAGATGGTTTTGTCTCTGGGAAAACTGGCttttgagcagctgcagaaaggaaacctgatcttctatgaatcagacctgacagagtgTGGCATCGATATCACAGCAGCGTCCGTGTACTCAGGAGTGttcacacagatttttaaagAGGAGAAAGGGCTGTATGACGAGAAGGTGTTCTGCTTTGTTCATCTGAGcattcaggagtttctggctgctcttTATGTCTTCCTGACTTTTACCAACTCTGGCATCAATCTGCTGTCACAGCCAAAAACTTGGTTGTCTAATCTATTAAGGGACAAATCTAAACTATCATACCTCTTCCAAAGTGCTGTGGACAAGACTTTACATAGTCCAAATGGGCACCTGGATTTGTTCCTCCGCTTCCTCCTGGGCCTTTCACTGCAGACCAATCAGACTCTCCTACGAGGCCTGatgacacacacaggaaatagCTCAAACACCAATCAGGAAACAGTCCAGTACATCAAGAGCGTGATCAGGAAGAATCTGTCTCCGGAGAGAAGCAtcaatctgttccactgtctgaatgaactgaatgattgTTCTCTAGAGGAGGAGATCCAACAGTACCTGAGTTCAGGAAGTCTGTCCAGAGAGAAActctctcctgctcagtggtcagctctggCCTTCATCTTGCTGTCATCGGAGAAAGACTTGGATgtgtttgacctgaagaaatactctgcttcTGAGGAGGGTCTTCTGAGACTACTGCCAGTGGTCAAGGCTTCCAATAAGTCTCT GCTAAGTGACTGTAACCTGTCAGACAAAAGCTGTGAAGGTCTGGCAtcagttctcagctcccagtcttCTACTCTGAGAGAGCTCGATCTGAGTAACAACAatctgcaggattcaggagtgaagctgctttctgctggactggagaatCCACACTGTAGACTGGAAATGCTAAG GTTGAACCACAACAATCTCACAGAGAAATGTTGCCAGGAGTTATCATCAGTTCTCGGCACAAAGTCGTCTAGTCTGAGAGACCTGGACTTAAGTAATAATGACCTGCAGgactcaggagtgaagctgctctctgctggactggaaaATCCACACTGTACACTGGACACACTTAG GCTGATTGGCTGTAATTTATCAGACAAAAGCCATGGTACTCTGGCTTCAGTTCTCAGCCACCAATTCTCTACTCTGAGAGAGCTGGATCTGAGTAACAATGatctgcaggattcaggagtgatgCTGTTCTCTGCTGGACAGGAGAGTCAGCATTGTCGACTGGAAATTCTCAG GTTGAATCAAACTAGGCTCACAGAGAAATGCTGTCAAGAGTTCTCGTCAGTTCTCAGCTCCAAGTCTTCTAGTTTGAGAgtgctggacctgagtaacaacgacctgcaggattcaggagtgaaactgctctctgctggactagCAAGTCCACACTGTTCACTCCAAATTCTCAG GTTGAATCAAACCAACCTCACAGAGAAATGCTGCCAGGAGTTCACAtcagttctcagctcccagCCCTGCAGTCTGAGAGAGTTGGACCTCAGTAACAATGATCTGCATGATTCAGGAGTGGAGCTGCTGCCTGCTGGACTGGGAAGTCCACACTGTATGctggaaactctcag GCTGAGTGGCTGTAAGTTATCAGAaagaagctgtgaagctctggCATCAGTTCTCAGCACCCAGTCTTgtagtctgagagagctggaacTGAGTAACAACGACCTGCGGGACTCAGGAATGAAACTGCTGTCTGCTGCACTGAGGAGTCCACACTGTACACTGGAAACTCTCAG TGAAACACCCAGAaagctgaaacacagaaaatataaatgggaatatttaaatttttctcaGGTTGAGTCAAACTAG